From a single Streptomyces sp. NBC_00377 genomic region:
- a CDS encoding GNAT family N-acetyltransferase has product MLRGDKVGLRARHEDDIPILHAELYDDVVTQSRANGRPWRPITPGSKHSPFTVDDKAQGHAPFSVVESAGGALVGTAALWGIDDHNRSAHIGLGLLPSSRGKGYGTDVVAVLCHYGFVVRGLRRLQIETLSDNTAMLRSAERNGFVREGVLRSSAWVMGEFLDEVLLGLLVQDWNPDQPGRTTPDAGTGGGADLG; this is encoded by the coding sequence ATGCTGAGGGGCGACAAGGTCGGGCTCAGGGCCCGCCACGAGGACGACATCCCGATCCTGCATGCGGAGCTCTACGACGACGTGGTCACCCAGTCGCGGGCCAACGGGCGGCCGTGGCGGCCGATCACGCCCGGCTCGAAGCACTCGCCGTTCACGGTGGACGACAAGGCGCAGGGACACGCCCCGTTCTCGGTGGTGGAGTCGGCCGGCGGCGCGCTGGTCGGCACCGCAGCCCTGTGGGGCATCGACGACCACAACCGGTCCGCGCACATCGGGCTCGGGCTGCTGCCTTCCTCCCGCGGCAAGGGCTACGGCACCGACGTGGTCGCGGTGCTGTGCCACTACGGATTCGTCGTGCGCGGCCTGCGCCGGCTCCAGATCGAGACGCTGTCGGACAACACCGCGATGCTGCGTTCCGCCGAACGCAACGGCTTCGTGCGCGAGGGGGTGCTGCGTTCCTCGGCCTGGGTGATGGGCGAGTTCCTGGACGAGGTGCTGCTCGGCCTCCTGGTCCAGGACTGGAACCCGGACCAGCCCGGCCGGACCACACCCGACGCCGGCACCGGCGGCGGCGCCGACCTCGGGTGA
- the lexA gene encoding transcriptional repressor LexA: MESSATPRRGRPPGPRAAAGELTSRQSAIVRYISESVDRRGYPPSMREIGQAVELASTSSVAHQLMALERKGVLYRDPHRPRAYRVRSPWAAPDQGARSQAQVDVPLIGRIAAGAPLLAEEMVEDVYCMPRQVVGDGDLFALTVSGDSMVDAAICDGDIVTVRRQDSADHGDVVAALLGDEATVKVLRRQDGQVWLMPRNPAYEPIRGDQAQILGKVVGVLRLL; encoded by the coding sequence ATGGAAAGCAGCGCGACCCCACGCCGGGGCCGGCCCCCAGGTCCTCGGGCTGCGGCCGGCGAGCTGACGAGCCGTCAGTCCGCCATCGTCCGCTACATCTCGGAGTCGGTCGACCGGCGCGGCTACCCGCCGTCGATGCGTGAGATCGGTCAGGCTGTCGAGCTCGCCAGTACGTCCTCGGTCGCCCACCAGCTGATGGCGCTGGAGCGCAAAGGCGTTCTCTACCGCGACCCGCACCGTCCGCGCGCCTACCGGGTCCGGTCCCCGTGGGCGGCGCCCGACCAGGGCGCCAGGAGCCAGGCACAGGTGGACGTGCCCCTCATCGGACGGATCGCCGCAGGCGCCCCGCTGCTCGCCGAGGAGATGGTCGAGGACGTCTACTGCATGCCCCGGCAGGTCGTGGGCGACGGCGATCTGTTCGCGCTGACGGTCTCCGGTGACTCCATGGTCGACGCGGCGATCTGTGACGGCGACATCGTGACCGTGCGGCGCCAGGACAGCGCGGATCACGGCGACGTCGTCGCCGCGCTCCTGGGCGACGAAGCCACCGTCAAGGTGCTGCGCCGGCAGGACGGGCAGGTGTGGCTCATGCCCCGCAACCCGGCCTACGAGCCGATCCGGGGCGACCAGGCGCAGATCCTCGGGAAGGTCGTAGGCGTCCTGCGCCTGCTCTAG